The stretch of DNA ACCTCGTCGTGGTGGCGCTGCTCGCCATCGGCGCCTACGTCATGATCGAGAGCGACAACTTCGTGAAGAAGATCATCGGCCTGAACGTGTTCCAGACGGGCATCTTCGTCTTCTTCATCTCCGCGGCGTTCCGGACGGACGGGGCGTCGCCGGTCGTCCAGCCCGGGGGTGGGGGCGGGCCCTTCGTCTCGCCGCTGCCCCACGTGCTGATCCTGACCGCTATCGTCGTCGGCGTGAGCCTGACGGCCGTGGCGCTCGGCCTCGTCGTCCGCGT from Haloplanus salinus encodes:
- a CDS encoding sodium:proton antiporter, which codes for MIDLIAAKHAYLVVVALLAIGAYVMIESDNFVKKIIGLNVFQTGIFVFFISAAFRTDGASPVVQPGGGGGPFVSPLPHVLILTAIVVGVSLTAVALGLVVRVYESYGTINEDTLEEVLAND